The DNA region cccactgcagccttagCTTTCTGTTCTCGGTCTTctgatgttgtagcccatctgtctcaatgttcaacatgttgtgctttctgagatgctattctgctcaccataattgtacagagggattatctgagttactgtagcgtTTTTGTCAACTAGAATAAGTCtgtccattctccgttgacctctctcatcaacaaggcgtttctgtccaaaGAACTGCTgcacaatggatgttttttgttttcagcaccattctgagtaaaatctagagattgttgtgcatgaaaatcccaggagatcagcagttacagaaatcctcaaaccagcccgactggaaccaacaatcatgtcatggtcaAAACACTGAGAtctaatttttccccattctgaatgttgatgtgaacattaactgaagctcctgacctgtatctgcatggttttatgcattgcactgctgccacacaatttgcCGACAAGATaaacacatgaataagtagatgtataggtgttcctaataaagtgctcagtgagtgtgtttttTCACAAATTTTGACAACATTTTAGAACCAGCTTGAAAACCCCTGGATGGATTTTGTGGAACACCCAAACAAATAGCACTCCTTTCTTTGTTCCACATAAAGTAAAACATTGTTTCATAGGCTGCACCTGATGACCTCTTTCTGTCCTAACAAGAAAATTAAATCAGGCCCATAAATTGTTTTCAGGACCACTGTGGAACATTCTAGAACAATAGAAACAGCTATTTTATAAACATGGAGGAAAAAAACGAGAAGTAGAAACAATGCATTACAAACATTTTTTATGGAAATGTCATGGCCTGTTAGAGCAAACAATTAATTCCAGTTCCAATGTAATAAAAGTACCTTGGATCAGAATCTAAACATCTCTCAAAGTTAAACCAGATGCGGAGTGCAGTCAGAAGAGCCTCTCAAACAGGGGGAAAAACAAATTAGCTTTTTCAAACAGGAAACTGCATCAGTAACCCTTATATTTCTCAATACTGCCACTGTTAAGTAAATGGGCAAACCTCATAGACTAATAATCAAGACTAACACTGGTTATATAATAGTAACTAAACCTTTTAAGAAAATGCTTGGATTAATGTGGTCActtatgtttttgtatttataattttgcaCGTTACTGAAACTGAACACAGCGTAGATGATAAATGATCTATGCTGGGAAATTACTGAAAAAGTAATCAGCtaaaaattactaattacttctattaaatttttttgctcaacgaattagaacatttttaaaaatttttgctTGTTCATTGTAGTGTCTGTTGGAGATGAGATGTCCTCCTCTTCAAAAGTCAATTGTGGTGTTCCGCAATGATCCCTGTTAGGgccattttagttttttctacATACCTTAACGCTTAGTTTTGTGAATCGAAAATTAACtttcattgctatgcagatgatctACAGTTATATATGTCATTGAATCCCAATGATCTAACTAATTTTAATGTTCTTCAAATGTTTATAGGAGATATAAAAAATTGGGATGGCATGTAATTTTCTTCAGTTATATACAGACAAAACTGAGGTTGTTATAATTGATCATGATTAAAAAACGTCAGATTGAGTCAGCATTTAGGCAGGTGGTCCCAAATAATCAGCAGGTGGTGAGAAATGTAGGagtttactttgtttattttatgtttagtttatTGTTAAATTTTGATTATCACATCCAGAAGTTATTTCAATCTTGTTTTTGTCTAATGCCCTGTTTTCAGTTTTAAATCAACACACTTTAGCATGGCTACAATCAAAATGATGCAGCTAGACCTTTGACACAAACTAGGttttttaatcatattactcCAGATTTAGCTTGTTTGCATTGGCTACCAATTCAATTTagggttgattttaagattttattaattacatactgtataagcCATTCCATAGGTTGGCACCAGAATATTTAGCAAACCTTTTAAGACCTTATGAAACAGTTAGACCTCTTAGATCTTCTTCTTGTGAGATGTTGGCTGTTCCAAGATCAAGGTtcaaaactaaaggtgatagagcgTTTGTAGTGAAGGCCCCATGATAATTTAACAGCCTGCCCTGAGATATTAGATCTGCTAaatctgtatatatttttaagtctTGTTTAAAAACTCATTTGTATAGATTGGCTTTTTTACCATGtcaaaaatgttgtgttttactGCATGTTGCTTTTAATACTACGTGATGTGAATATGTTGTGTTTTACTGTGTATGTTTTGTGAAACACTATGTGCTTTGTTGCtaaaaagtgctatatatataaagtattattatatttaaatgcttcatatataattatttaattgatttatcGATTTCTCAAATGATATATTGAGTGACACATAATTTGATATGTACAGTAAATCAATAAGAGTCATGAGAATCATATtccacattatacattttttgttattaaaaattaaatatcattaaaaaataacttgatgcattaatacaaattaatttcacagtatatttaaatactggaaaatgtctctatttacaggcatgttatgcatttcagtaCAGGTTATGCATTTCAGTACAGTTTGAAACAAACACAATGATTATTTATGCAAATACAACTGTGAAACCTTCTTATTCACATACTATAACACCTTTTACTacagggaataaaaaaaaaataaaaaaaaggactgaGTTTTTACAATGTAGTCATTGAATTTCTCCTTCTCGCCAGTTCAGTATACTGTAACAAGTCACGCAAACACTTGCATAGacacacaaaatgacaaaaacataagCCCGACAATGTGAAAACCATTAAAACAgcagaatatactgtacattctttgACTGTCCCAGCATCATAAAAACCACTGCCATTAAACTGTTGCTGGTAATTTCATTGCTTGGTGGGTGGCTCAGTTTGGACTTCACGCCAATGTAGTGTGCACTGCAGCGCAAGGCCAGGAAGCATTGCTGTTTTGACTGAGTAAGCCTTCTGAATTCAAACAGTACACGCACAACACTTTATCTCAGTAAGTAAATAGTCTCCCATGTCCATAAGAATTTCAACCTTGCAGCCACATGGTTCCCTTCAGAGAGGCACATTTTAGATAGGCCATATTTAGACTAACCTTATTGaatgtttttggttattttttgctGTGGTGCTCTGGTATCCAACCTATGAATTAAATGAGTTAAATGAGAAGTGTGTCTAAGTGAAGTAAGTATCCCTTACTAACTCAGGTTATCAAAAAGAAAATTGCTGGCATTAGTGCAGTTTATGTCCATGTACTCTGTCTGGTATACATAGAGCTGGATCATGTGCATTTACATTATTAAGTTCTGAcataagtataataaataaattgataaagGCAGCTGATCTATGGATATATGGTGTCTCAAACGTGTTAAACATAAATAACACTGACTTCATAACTTCATTACTTTTCACCAATAAATAGTAGCTTGTAGtatatttacaatatacacaTTGTCAGTTCATCAATTCAATTCTCTTGTTAAAACAAAGACAGGCGAAGCAGAGGCACACGTTTCCCTTTAATTATACTAAggcatgcatttaaaataatagtaGCGGTTTTTGGTACAGAGGACCCTGTTGTGAGACTACTGTAATTGGTTTCAAACAGGCTTTTTCACATCATATGTGCCTTATTTTAATGTACATGGAACAAAATAGCTCTTGAGTAAAGCTGACATCCTCAGAAGAGTGAATTTTCCTCACTGTCTTCATTACCTGCAAGAAAACATAAAGTAGTTAAACTCACAATCGCAGCAAAAATCAACTGTTtacatattgtgaaataataGGACATTACTCTTAATGCTTAATGGATAAAAAATAGATCATTTTAATATCTATAAGCATTTCAACTAATAATGTATGACTGAAAAAacacagctaaaaccagcctgatctcatgaaaattacatgaccatGGCCACATATTTGGAAAACAAAATGACCTGCAGTATTAtatattttgctgcagtttcgTGGTGAAGCCATAAGCAAGTGAAATTATGTCGAaattaggtttttaaggtgaatttaagATGAGGTTTAGTGAGTAAAACATACACCCCTTCCATAAAcctttagcctaaacctaaccaatagtgttctaaaagcaaataaGAGGTAAACAAACAGACATCCTTTCCCATAACCAACAtgtaaacctaaccgatagtgttttaaaagcaaatgtgacatgaaaagctAATTTTATGAAGCAACCGCGTCATATCATGTCGCTTCTATGACATTTTCACATGTCAGCTTGTATCCTTTACTGGGCTACAAAACTCAGGTGAGCTACTGTGGAAGCTATCACATTGGaattaatgtgtaaatgtaggtgggtctgaaatacatgtgtaaaaatgtatcattttttcaAATGATATActgagtaaaagtgtttcgatatcataacatagcagggtgGGAGTAATAGAGAgacaaataagtgtttataaagtcataatcagccattgcacttgtgatttgtgtgaaagtgaataaaatacgTAGCtgctgtagtgcctctagtgttaatttcgcCAGGAAACTGCGTAGAACGGGGcacataaaactcagtttgcaaaaatatagttatagtaacattcattctataaGACTAAGTTGGCTAAAACCATAATTAGCTGGTGggatggttttagctggttttcCAGCCAGGTCAGGCTATTCAGTTGGCTAGTGGCATCCCAGCTAAACCATCTTAGCACCAGTTTGAACCAGCTGTCCACCTTAAACCAtctggaccagcatggaaattaatTTTGGTCCAAGCTAGTCTTTTCAGAATGATCAGCCATGCATGATTTTCAGGGAGGAACCTAGGTTACTACTTACTTCTGCAGTGTCCATAGTGGCGAACCCCTATGGAGCGTCCCAAAAAGCAGGTAGCCCTGCGCAAGTGGCAGGCACTAGGGTAAGTGATGTTATCATTGCCGCAGATGGTTTTCTCAGTGACCATGGGCATCGGGCACGGCGCAGTGCGGCACATAACACAGTGAGCGCTGTTGGTCTGGTCCGTCACACAGGTGTGTGTACCAGGGCATACGACATTGGAGCAAGACTCTGAAAGAAGAAGTATCAAGGGTTAAGAATACATGTTATAGAATCCAAAAGCATTTATTCAAACAGATAACACCTGTAGAGTTACGGATTCAAGTGCTCAATGGTGTCACACCAGGTTTGACGCCACAACATGTCACACAGAAAATCGACAAGCTGCtactgaatgttcatgtaccctgaaatcaatctCATACTGCCGAATTATTTACaatccccatcagacatttttgcattaatgcgcTAATGATAATGTGTTGCGTGTGCAATTTCCAAGTCATGGGTTTTGGACCCATGGAAATTAGGAAGAAATCGTGTTCACTCTGAAACAAAGGCTTTGTCCCATTTAAACCATTATACATTTAGTCAGAGGTCACATTTGTGctctaaagttacatttttacttcactgacgattaggtttagggttgaggcAAATGCAATTTGCTTTTGACACCAtccagtggacatttcatctcacCACACTTCCAGCTCCAGCCACCGGGGGGCAACggtttcaaatttcagtaagcacagaccgatttcagcagcatgACTTTTCGTACAAAACTCCTGTTTCCGAATTCACAATGTGACTTATCTGCAAAGATTTTCagcaacttaaatttcagtctgttcctcatacaaatcATAAGGCTTCAGAAGAATTTGAATACACTAAATAAGTTGTACCAATTTAATGGTCCCTTTATGGTGCTTCTTTTTGTTCCACATAGTCatacatgaggttgagtaaataattccagacatttcatttttgggtgtacttttCCTATAAACAAGGAAAAATATGTCTAAGCAATATAACAAAATAGTAGACtgagcacatatatatatatatatatatatatatatatagacaaaacAAGCTTACTTTTGCATTCCCCCTGGTACATAATCTCTAGGTCAGGGTGACCTTTGCAGCGAGCCATCAGGAGCGCACACTCGTCTTTGTACGAGTTCCCGTCACTCCCACAAACGCCGTGTTTAGTGATGTTAGAACAGTCTGGAGCGCATATGCACTGCGGACGCCCTGCCTTCATCCTGCATACCTTTCCAGGGCTGCAGTTCACCCCTTCACAGTTCTCTATAAGAGAAAGATGGAATATAATGTAGTGATAGATGGAATATAATGTAGTGATATAAACATTTAAGGATGTTAAGCAGAGTATTTTCGATGTTATGAGATTCAGCACAGTCAAAAACTCATGGTAATTCACTATGTGCTATTTATTTGCATGCAATGTGTGCTTTGTTTTAGCGTCCAATTCACTTTtggaaaaaatgctaaatatgtaCCGTTGCAAAAAAGataacatttaaacaaattacatAGTGAAAGTCATACAATTTGCAAGTATCAATTCCCCATCTTGAGGGTAAGTTCTGAGTGCTTGTTTGTGGTGAATGCAACAGATTACCACAATCTCGCACACAATCAGGAACTGCTGTGCATTGACCAAACACTACACAGATGCTTTTAATGGTTGCACACTGTCACCGTGTCAATAACCGCATCTCCCATGGGGCCGGAGCTGGGCCCCATGGGAGTTGTAGGTCCCTGGGCTTCAGCCTGTATAAGCCCATGTGTTAAGTTACTCCATCCATGGCAATTGACTTGCTTTCAAATAATTGCCCATTCTACTGTCAACTGTAAACATAACACATCAGAAACACATTGAGAGTCTGCACAAATCTCAAATTGAAGCCCTGTTATCGCTGCTCCTGGTTCCCATTCCTTCAAGTCCTTTAATATCCTGTTGCTCCCTTTCCATGTGAAGCCAAATCACTCAAGGCCGAAACGGATACCTCCACTGGAAATCCCGAAATCCCTCTTATGTGTCCTCAAAAATGGCGGGCAGTCATAAATGATTTACAAACTGCCTTGTCTGCCCCAGAAGAAAACAAATTTAAGGAAATGTGCCGGTCAGACGTGAAGTGTGAGTTGAGCTTTAAGGAATGCTTTGAAGCATTTGACATTGAAAGCACACTGGGGAGGCCATTCAGTAGGGTCCACTAGTCTATATAGTTGTATGATAATGGAAAGCAAATGCCATGGAACAAACTATATAATAGACTCTTTTTTCCTCAATTGTCTAATGATGCTGATTATGTTTGAGGCTTATGAGGACCAGACCTCTCCAGCATGTGGAAGGCATTTTTCTTTGCGGTGAGCTAAAATTCAGACATCTCCAAGAGGGAAAGGCAAAACAAGTCTGCTTTCCAATAAGCATTGGGAAAGAGTGAATGGTGAAAGAGGGACcagagaaaatgtcagaaaatagtttattttctgtCAAATTTTTGGGCTTTAATTTTTTGCACTGCATCTAATCCAACTTTCGTGACAGCACTAATTCTAAGTGGCCGCAAGTGGCCATGGGTGGGAGTCTGTGGGCGTATGCACACAAAATATGGGTGTATTTTGTTAATGAAGTGACACAAatcgcaatttgctatttttctgAGATGAAaggtcattgcgctaagatgtATGGGAACCACGTCTATTCTGGCCACAAAGTCTAAActtagttcctgcatttgcagtttggggattccaccagcacatttcaaagatttcaaatttGATTTGTTTAATCAAAATTTgtatactagccatgatttgtgtgtcagtagatcaatatgattaattatatttgcaTTCTTTATAATGTAACGCAGCCTACATCCAAATAGTCCTGACGAGCACAACATTTTCCATCTGTGAATAAGGAGCATGTCACggtcattaaaatatgtctgacACTCAACAGGGATGTAGTTAATGTGCCAGAAAAAACAAGACACAAatggtccatatttctattcttctaatgcaTTGAATATAGACCATTTCCACTACCAGATTCTTATGAATGGTCTGTCTTCATTTATACTGACATTGCTTGACAAGGAATTAAATATATGATAGGACACAGATGCCGCAATAACCGGAAAAgcacctcagaattaaattgacCAAACCCATTCAAGATTTGCGTGCACTATTTTGCCAACCCATTAACACCTAAGACTAattgcatgcttgcacaaaaatacaatGGCAGGGACATTTTACTCAATTAATGCAGTATTCATTTTTTTCACTTCttgaaacttcactaatgtttttcctcACTTCCTGTCACAAAAATGGTAATTTTTCTATTTCCAGGAGGTACACGCTCGACTCGACTCCACTTCCAAGCACAGAAACTGATAGTGTGGCGCTCTACACACGTATTCATTATACGCAATGCATGTCCCTGGCATAATAAGCAAGttttttgagacaaagtatagttatgattatattttgtttatttaaatgtagcaTGTActacgattaatcgcaattaatcacagaaaactgtgtgattaactagttaaaaaaaacaactccAAATTCAAAGCCCTAGAAAATACCAAACTTCactgactttgcatgtatgacATATCGTATTGCACTGTGCAATACATAGTGGTCTTAAAGTAGAGCCTGATAAGGGAACAATTGCAAATTAAATAAAGGGatcaaattaaaaatgcaataaacacactgcaaatGTGAAAGAACATCTAACTGATATGATTCTAAGCtcagtcatgaaactctacatggcacAAACTGATAGGTcctttaacatttattaatgaCAGCCAATCAACCTGcatactctctctttgtctaacatttaaattgcctcATTTGTTTGCCGGCTTCACTGCAGTGTGCTACGagagttttctctctgaaaccctcctcctccacATCATCCCCAGCACCACCTGTCTAGCTCTGCTTCAATGGGATTGTATGTCTATTATGCAGCGTGTCTTACATACTATGTTTTGCCAGTaattctaaatgagaacacccccgGGGGCATGATACCGCCCTTGTCGACTGCCCATGTCCATGTTTTCTCCAGGATTAAAAATGCAAGTATCAGTCTAAAGAGTACTTCAGAGATTCGGGTGTCCGTATGTTGTTGTCTCTCACAGATATTAACAAGCAGGAACAttacacagttagacaaactattCCTACTGAGATCTTAAAACAGGCCAAATATGAGTCTTTACCTTTGCATGGCTTGCAGGAAACTATTCCCAGGAATCCCAGCAGGCTGACTTCATTGATGGGCAGACTGGTATTGGACCAGGCAGTGTCCAGACGGCCAGCTGCACAGCACTCCCTCTTGCTCACGCCCCTCATGAGCACCATGTCACAGCGGTGCTCCGGACCCTGCTGCAACCAGCACATGCCAgctacacacacacgtatacaaaTAACTTGAAAACATACACAAACCAGATCCAAAACTATCAATAAAACAGCCCAGACATCAGCTTTAAAGAATGTTTTCCCCCATTCCTTCAGATTTGCACATGTGTGATTACAAAGTTTTTGATACAGGGACTAATACATCACTTTCTTTGACTTTATTCGTTCTATGGGTCAAAACAGGAGATGTTGGAcagaatgacagcttcagtcactattcactttgattgtatggaaaaaaaagatgtgatgaaagtgaatgatgagcgAGGTTGTCAGTCACAGAACCGCCAACTCTTCTGagtgaatattatattattatattacaataaaagAATAGGAGCATCACACATAAGCGCAATAATTTCCCTGTAAaactttctttaaataaataaattatagtaAAATTAGCATGTTTTATGGCTCAATAGTTTACTGTTGGACTGTATATGGCTGGTGAATATGTAGATGTTTCAATTGTTATTGTTTAATGGGGTTTGAACCGTCCAATAAATCTGAAATGAAGTAACCCCACTGGTGACATTAACAGTATTCACATTATATCTTATTGACATTTTCTATTAAATGAGATTCCTTTCTAATACACATGCCTGCCATTGTCCTTTGAAGTAATCATAATCATGTACCAACAGTTTAATTGGCAATTAAAGATGACAAACTGAAAAAACTCCTATCAGGGTGACTCAAATGTCAACAGCACTGATTTAGTAAAACATTCGATCTGTCTTTCATTCAAGTCTTTGGTTGCAGATACTCATGACTGATTCACGATTGTGCACCTGCGCGCGCATTTCGCACATCATGTCAGTATAAATTGAACTAGCATTGAAATGTAGTTCGTtggaataaataatttttataaacttTTAACAAACGGAAAACTTTAGTCTCTGTGAGTTTTAAAAGGTTTATGGTCTTAATTAGTACACTTTAATGTCGATAAAAAATATCGTCTAAACTTCTAAGTTTAAAATATGAACGTAAAGCGAAATTTCGCAAcgtgataaacaaaacaaaacaaaacaaaaaacatgcgtTTTCGCACTTACCGTTCGTTCGATGTTTTCCAAGTATCTCACACACTGAAAAAAGTAACACAAAGTTTAAAATAGCCAGAAAGTTCATCatgctgatgaaaaaaaaaatctttacacAGATGTCTGTAGTAAACACCGGCTTCCCTTTAGAAATATTTGATTAAAACGAAGTCTACACAGACTTTCACGTGGGTTGTTTCCACTCGGTTTAGTGAATGGACTTGTTGTGAGTGATTTCGGTCCGCCTCTGTATAAATATTTTACCCGAGTAAATTATGCTCTGGGATGGGCGATCATTCCAGCCAGTGACGTTGCTAATGTGAACGCTTGTGTACTTGAGTCAGTTCTCCGATATGATGCTGAAAAAACTCCCACACTTAATTTCATTGCGTCTGGACTCACCGAACAAAAATCTTTATTAGAGCGTTTCAATGAGAAAGCTATGACGACGCCTGTTTCGGTAGTTTATTAAATATGCTACTTACATAATCATATCTTTCATTattacactgaaacacacacacacacacaagttgggTTTTcgtgttttatggggactttccatagacataattgtacttatactgtacaaactttatattctataccctaactctaaccctacccctaaacctaaccctcacagaaaactttctgcatttttacatttatggtacatttatttacatttttagtatgatttataagctgttttcctcatggggactgacaaattgtccccacaacgtcaaaaatttcgggttttactatccttatggggacatttgttccccacaaagtgttaaacacacacacacacacacacacacacacacacacacacacacacacacacacacacacacacacacacaca from Xyrauchen texanus isolate HMW12.3.18 chromosome 50, RBS_HiC_50CHRs, whole genome shotgun sequence includes:
- the LOC127640922 gene encoding follistatin-related protein 3-like gives rise to the protein MMNFLAILNFVLLFSVCEILGKHRTNAGMCWLQQGPEHRCDMVLMRGVSKRECCAAGRLDTAWSNTSLPINEVSLLGFLGIVSCKPCKENCEGVNCSPGKVCRMKAGRPQCICAPDCSNITKHGVCGSDGNSYKDECALLMARCKGHPDLEIMYQGECKKSCSNVVCPGTHTCVTDQTNSAHCVMCRTAPCPMPMVTEKTICGNDNITYPSACHLRRATCFLGRSIGVRHYGHCRSNEDSEENSLF